A genome region from Anolis carolinensis isolate JA03-04 chromosome 6, rAnoCar3.1.pri, whole genome shotgun sequence includes the following:
- the vstm2a gene encoding V-set and transmembrane domain-containing protein 2A isoform X4 — protein sequence MGIFWAYLGFLFWSILYIQEGLSSQAKFTEFPRNITATEGQNVEMSCAFQSGSASVYLEIQWWFLRAAEDQEPAAEVTSTQVELLPERDLDNDGTKISTVKVQGNDISHKLQISKVRKKDEGLYECRVTDANYGDLQEYKAQAYLKVSANSHSRRMQAFEASPMWLQDKPRKNISAAIPSSIHNSASQRIRPTSGPPADAKIPKQSPQSVHAKTIMGTRAKLAS from the exons ATGGGGATCTTTTGGGCTTACCTTGGATTCCTTTTCTGGTCGATATTATACATTCAGGAGGGACTTTCTTCTCAAG CCAAATTTACCGAATTCCCTCGAAATATCACAGCAACTGAGGGCCAGAATGTGGAGATGTCTTGTGCATTCCAGAGTGGCTCTGCCTCAGTGTACCTGGAAATCCAGTGGTGGTTTCTACGGGCAGCCGAGGACCAGGAACCGGCAGCTGAGGTGACGAGCACTCAG GTGGAGCTATTGCCAGAAAGGGATTTGGACAATGATGGAACAAAGATAAGC ACAGTGAAAGTACAAGGGAATGATATCTCCCACAAGCTGCAAATCTCAAAAGTCAGGAAAAAGGATGAAGGGTTGTATGAGTGCAGGGTGACCGATGCCAATTACGGAGACCTTCAGGAATACAAAGCCCAGGCCTATCTCAAAGTCAGTGCAAATAGCCACTCCCGACGGATGCAGGCCTTCGAAGCGTCTCCCATGTGGCTACAGGATAAGCCTCGCAAGAACATCTCAGCAGCCATCCCCAGTAGCATCCATAACTCTGCCAGCCAACGTATACGCCCCACCTCCGGCCCTCCAGCAGATGCCAAAATCCCCAAACAAAGCCCACAATCAG